The following DNA comes from Gemmatimonas sp..
GGCGTTTCCTCCTGGCCATCATGCTGGCCGCACCCTTGGGGTTCATTGCGCTCGAAGCCGGGTGGACTGTCACCGAGGTGGGACGGCAGCCGTGGATCGTGCAGGGCATCCTGCGCACCGCCGATGCCGTGACGCCCATGCCGGGACTCGGAGTGACCTTTGCCCTCTTCACCGTGCTGTATATCGGGCTGGCGATTGCCGTGGTGTTCCTGCTCTGGCGGCAGATCCTCAAGACGGGCGTCACCCCTGTGCCGTTGGGCGTCACGAGCGAGCTCCCGTTGCCCTCGCGACTCTCGGGCACGCATCCCACCCCACGTTCGTAATGAACCCGGCGGAACTCACCTGGACGCTGCCGCACATTGTCGCCGGGGTCATGGTGCTCTCCCTCAACGCCTATGTGCTGCTGGGCGGAGCGGACTTCGGCGGCGGGGTCTGGGACTTCTTCGCGCGCGGCCACCGACGCGACGAACAGCGGGCGCTGATCGCCGAGGCGATCGGTCCCATCTGGGAGGCCAATCATGTGTGGCTCATCCTCGTGGTGGTGCTGCTCTTCACCTGCTTTCCCAAGGCCTTTGCGCATCTGGCCACCGAACTCCACGTGCCCATTACCATCATGCTGGTGGGCGTCGTGTTGCGTGGGTCGGCCTTCACCTTCCGCACGTACGACAGCAAGCGCGATGCGGTCCAGCGCCGCTGGGGGCGTATCTTCTCCATCGCCAGCCTGCTCACGCCCGTTGTCCTCGGCGTCTGTCTCGGCGCTGTGGCGGGAGGACTGGTCCCCATGCGTCCGGCATCGCAAGCCGCCACACTGACCTTCATGGACCGCTTCGTGAACCCCTGGTTCATGTCGCCGTTTCCGTGGGCCGTCGGCTTGCTGACCTTGCTGCTCTTCGCCTTTCTGGCCGCCGCCTATCTCAC
Coding sequences within:
- a CDS encoding cytochrome d ubiquinol oxidase subunit II, encoding MNPAELTWTLPHIVAGVMVLSLNAYVLLGGADFGGGVWDFFARGHRRDEQRALIAEAIGPIWEANHVWLILVVVLLFTCFPKAFAHLATELHVPITIMLVGVVLRGSAFTFRTYDSKRDAVQRRWGRIFSIASLLTPVVLGVCLGAVAGGLVPMRPASQAATLTFMDRFVNPWFMSPFPWAVGLLTLLLFAFLAAAYLTVEAPEGPLRDLFCRRAQQSQVALLITAVATLVVARAEDPQLFAGLTRGSTALAMLGTTALAAATTLWALATRRFQLARLAAAAQASFILWGWAWTQFPWLLPPDRTITALAAPRITLQLTLGALCVGTAILLPSFVYLFRVFKSGETVFGADQP